From the Mycoplasma putrefaciens KS1 genome, the window AAAACCAAAGTAGAATTAGATCAATACACTTATGCTTATGAAACTTTTTTAGCTAAACCTGAGCAAATCAAAAACTTTGATTTTAAAAAGTATGCACACGTTACTTCACTACATAACTCAAGTAATGCTACACAAAAAAATCTTTTTGATGCTCAATACGGAGGATTGCCTTTAAGATTAACTGTTGTTGATATTATTAAAAAATAGCTAGATTAAATTTAATCAAATGACAATCAATTTATTAGTTATTTTCATTTCACTAGACAATTATTTATTTTAGCTAGTTTTTAAATTTTGTAATATAATAAATATTGTCTTACTTAAGCCCTTTTGGTGGAATTGGCAGACACATCAGATTCAAAATCTGACGAGGAAACTCGTATCGGTTCGACCCCGATAAAGGGCACCAGTTTGAAAATTAAACTTAGTTCATTCTAAGTTTTTTTATTTTCTAATAGTTTAAAATAAAATTATTAAATGATAAGGAACTGATATTGTGAGTTGAAATATCTCAAAAGTTGATCAGACTAAAATCGCTGTAGTTTATCAGCAAATGGGTACTTTTAAAACCTTTGCTCAAGCAGTTGATACAGCTGTTAAAATGGCTAAAACTGAAAAACTATATTTAGATATTTATTCAGATCAAAATCAACTACTTGATAGTTTGAACTATACAAAAACTTTATCAGTTCAAGAAGTTTATCAGAAATCTATTAGTGATCTAAAACTGGCTCGTGCTGAAAAAACTGTTTCAAAAATTGAACTTGATCAAAGAAAACAAGACTATAAAACTAACAAAGACTTTAATCAAGCAGAATGACTAAAGCAATTATATATCAAAGCTAAAAGACAATATCAACACAAAATTAAAGCTATTAAGTATGCTAAATTTAGATATAAAATAGCTAAAAAAACCTTTAAAAAGAGTCTGTAAATATCATTAAAATATTGACTAAATATATTAAAAATCTAGTCGTTAGTGTGATTTTTAATCATCACCAAAACTAAATTAGATCAAAAAATATTTATGCTAATAATTTAGTCTATTTGTTATAATGTTATTAAAAGTATAGAAATTAGTTTTAAAGGGAGAATAGCTAAGCAAAATGAAAAAGGATCAAACTGTTGTTAATCAAAAAACAAGTCAGTGATTTTCTAATTTTATAGATATAGCTAAAAACAAAAGACTAATATTAGTTTTTATTATCATAATTGCAAGTATTTTAGGACTATGAACTTGAACATTTTTAACAAGTAATAACACTATTAGTATTGGAGGAAGTGCTAGTGCTGATCCAATTATGCAAAGACTTACTAATATTTATCAAAAAAAGACTAAAAAAGCTTTTGTTTATTCTTCAACAGGTTCTGGAGCAGGAGCTAGCAATGTTGTAAATAACACTTATAACATTGGGTTTATTTCTAAATCTGAAACCGATCAATCAATCCCGAAACAAATAGCTGATCATTTGATTAGAAAAGATCAAAAAGGTGATGGGGAACTTTTTAAAAATATCACTAGTGAAAATAAAGATCAAACTTTTAATCAACTTTTAAATGAAAGACAAACTCAAGATCAAACTAGTTATCATTTTGTTGATTTTGCAAAAGATTCAATTGTTTTTATTTACAACATAGACGGAACTGGTTTAACTAATGACCAAATTCAAAACATTGAGTTTATGGTTGCAGATAATAAAATTAATGAGCAAGCAACCCAAGCTTTACAGGCAATTTATGCAGTTAATGATCAATCAAAATTAATTAGTTGAAGAGAGTTTTATAAAAAATTAACCGGAAAAGACGAAGCTAATATAAATAATAAAACTAAAGTAACTGCCTATTCAACAAACTCTGGATCAGGAACAAAAAGTTCATTTGAAATTATTTCTGGATTTAAAGCCAAAAATTACAAAGTTGGTCAAGCAGTTAATCAATATAATTCAAATGGTGCAATCTTTGAACAAATTAGTCGTTCGAAGGGTGCTTTTGGTTTTGTTTCAATGCAATATGCCAGAGAAATTAAAAAATTTCCAAACCTAAAAGCAGTGATTATTAAAAAAGATGATAAAAAATGAGATATTAACAAAACTATTGACTATCAAGATTATCCATTAAACCGACCATTTGTGGCTTTATATAAAATGACTGGTAAAAAAGCTCTTGATCTTGAAATTTTAGAATTTATTTACTGAGTTTCATCATCAAATGAACCAGAAGTTAAGAGTTTGTATGAAAAATTAGGTTTAGTACAAAACTGACAATCACAAAATTATATTAATAACAAATTATCTTTTAATAAGTACTAACTTTAAATTTAACTAGTAGTTTAAGTATTAACTATAAAACAAACTGATATTTAATTAAATAACAAGGAGATGCTATGTTATTAAATCAAAAAGTTAAAAATAATACTAATTTCAAGTCTCCAAAACAGCGTAGTGGCTTTGTTTTTAATTTATTAAGATCATTAATTTGATTTTTTAGTTTATCATCAATAGCGATACTAATTTTATTAATTGTTTTTGTTGGGATTAAGACTAGTACAATTTTTAATAAACAATCTTTTTGAAGTTTTATTTTTGGAAAAACTTGAAACCCAGAAGCAAACCAGTTTGGAATTGGGATTATTATTTTAATGACATTAGTCTTAATGTTATTTTCAATGTTATTTGCTGTACCTTTAACATTATTTACCACACTATTTATTTCTGAGTATTTATCAAAAAAAGCACAAAGAAGAACTATGACAATTATTAAATTATTAGCCGGGATTCCTTCAGTTGTGTTTGGGTTATTTGCAAGAGAACAAATTGGTAATTTATTTAGATTAATGGGTGCCTATACAAACGATAATTTGATGGTTGCAGCAATTACTATGGCTTTTATGGCAATTCCAATTATGGTAAGTTTAAGTTATGATGCAATTCAACAAGTACCTATTGGCTATCGAGACTCATCACTAGCT encodes:
- the ptsS gene encoding phosphate ABC transporter substrate-binding protein, producing MKKDQTVVNQKTSQWFSNFIDIAKNKRLILVFIIIIASILGLWTWTFLTSNNTISIGGSASADPIMQRLTNIYQKKTKKAFVYSSTGSGAGASNVVNNTYNIGFISKSETDQSIPKQIADHLIRKDQKGDGELFKNITSENKDQTFNQLLNERQTQDQTSYHFVDFAKDSIVFIYNIDGTGLTNDQIQNIEFMVADNKINEQATQALQAIYAVNDQSKLISWREFYKKLTGKDEANINNKTKVTAYSTNSGSGTKSSFEIISGFKAKNYKVGQAVNQYNSNGAIFEQISRSKGAFGFVSMQYAREIKKFPNLKAVIIKKDDKKWDINKTIDYQDYPLNRPFVALYKMTGKKALDLEILEFIYWVSSSNEPEVKSLYEKLGLVQNWQSQNYINNKLSFNKY